A single window of Sphaerodactylus townsendi isolate TG3544 linkage group LG05, MPM_Stown_v2.3, whole genome shotgun sequence DNA harbors:
- the FRS3 gene encoding fibroblast growth factor receptor substrate 3, producing MGSCCSCLCKDSIPDNHPTKFKVTNVDDEGSELGSGIMELTQRELVLHTQKRDAVRWPYLCLRRYGYDSNLFSFESGRRCQTGQGIFAFKCSRAEEIFNLLQDLMQCNSISVVEEPVVITRSSHPAELELTRTPQTPNTVGYTVPGYPNGFHNFPGEASSCPAARHPSMSSLRHSSVSEDSTHALIVPDEQSHTYVNTGSGEGERRGHHCMHSLPEIHPAVPHSNHSCSLEDRNPQVYLQPGEVKFVLGPAPGYRHMMKCDGFCRPHWECAGHICTPNNNNECKNECFTPKCVYENVNGLLPSRGTLLRRGGSGRLKIARENLNPHSCSHRRTTLLHYENLPALPPVWECQPLRQDQDEEDSGDAMTPSPNGYPELEEDDPLQNYMNSESAALRGGLRRENCVQRRCSGAPSIFSFDFRRPCLEQPRQLNYIQVELEDDPHKGRQSTPVPRTPLSAPQPARRTDSYAVIDLKKTAAMSNLQRALPRDDGTSRKTRHNSTDLPV from the exons ATGGGGAGTTGTTGTAGCTGCCTGTGCAAAGACAGTATTCCAGACAACCACCCTACAAAGTTTAAG GTGACAAATGTTGATGATGAAGGCAGTGAGCTGGGCTCAGGGATTATGGAGCTGACGCAGAGGGAACTTGTTTTGCACACGCAGAAACGTGATGCTGTCCGGTGGCCATACCTTTGCTTGCGCCGGTATGGCTATGACTCCAACCTCTTTTCCTTTGAGAGTGGACGTCGCTGTCAGACAGGACAAG GAATTTTTGCATTCAAGTGTTCACGAGCTGAGGAGATTTTTAACTTGCTGCAGGACCTGATGCAGTGTAACAGTATCAGTGTGGTTGAGGAGCCTGTTGTCATCACAAGAAGTAGTCATCCTGCTGAACTGGAACTGACTCGGACACCCCAGACACCCAACA cgGTAGGATATACTGTTCCAGGATATCCCAATGGATTCCACAACTTTCCTGGGGAGGCCTCATCTTGCCCTGCTGCCCGACATCCCTCCATGAGCAGCCTACGCCATTCCTCAGTTAGTGAGGACTCTACACATGCCCTAATTGTCCCTGATGAGCAA tcCCACACCTATGTGAACACAGGCAGCggtgagggagagaggaggggccaCCACTGCATGCACTCTTTGCCTGAAATCCACCCTGCTGTGCCCCACTCCAACCACAGTTGTTCCCTGGAGGATCGGAACCCCCAAGTCTACCTACAGCCAGGCGAGGTGAAATTTGTCCTGGGACCTGCCCCAGGTTACAGGCACATGATGAAATGTGATGGCTTCTGCCGACCCCACTGGGAGTGTGCAGGACACATCTGCACCCCTAACAATAACAATGAGTGCAAAAATGAGTGCTTCACACCCAAGTGTGTGTACGAAAATGTCAATGGTCTCCTGCCTTCTCGAGGAACCTTGCTTCGTCGTGGGGGCAGTGGGCGTTTGAAAATTGCCCGAGAAAACCTGAATCCCCACAGTTGCTCTCATCGCCGAACCACCCTATTGCACTATGAGAATTTGCCCGCACTGCCACCTGTGTGGGAATGCCAGCCACTGAGGCAGGACCAGGATGAGGAGGACTCTGGCGATGCAATGACCCCTTCCCCCAATGGTTATCCTGAGCTTGAGGAAGATGACCCTTTACAAAACTACATGAATTCGGAAAGTGCTGCCCTGCGCGGGGGCTTGCGCAGGGAGAATTGTGTGCAACGGCGCTGCAGTGGTGCACCCAGCATCTTCAGTTTTGACTTCCGCCGGCCTTGTTTGGAGCAGCCAAGGCAGCTCAATTATATCCAGGTGGAACTGGAAGATGACCCTCACAAAGGGCGCCAAAGCACACCAGTCCCCCGGACCCCGCTTTCTGCTCCTCAACCCGCCCGCAGGACAGATT